The following proteins are co-located in the Paludibaculum fermentans genome:
- a CDS encoding HPF/RaiA family ribosome-associated protein, which translates to MNLSIRTHGIELTGELQQYVERRIGFALDRYETRLSEVVVYLDDTNGPKGGVDKLCQITAELPGIDRVKILEQNATFAGAVDGAARRLGYRIHQVLRRRRPEDAQHRLHRRAARLESVGGAV; encoded by the coding sequence ATGAATCTGTCGATCAGGACACACGGCATTGAGTTGACTGGGGAACTGCAGCAGTATGTTGAGCGGCGGATCGGATTTGCCCTGGACCGCTATGAGACGCGATTGTCCGAGGTGGTCGTCTATCTCGACGACACCAACGGCCCGAAGGGCGGCGTGGACAAGCTGTGCCAGATCACAGCCGAGCTGCCCGGAATTGACCGCGTCAAGATCCTGGAACAGAATGCGACGTTCGCCGGCGCTGTGGATGGCGCGGCACGGCGCCTGGGTTACCGCATCCATCAGGTGTTGCGCCGGCGGCGTCCGGAAGACGCTCAACACCGCCTGCATCGCCGCGCGGCTCGACTGGAATCCGTGGGAGGTGCCGTTTGA
- a CDS encoding response regulator transcription factor translates to MSWPFNPPLLVVSEDRVLRGELARVLTKQSWDVLCFADWEHATTGLPQAAGGILVTDHSWDQAVEVAKQLDPPALVVAVCDGPHHIKEAKEAGVYDTIVRPFEAMEPAWTVACAWHFASCQAEARSQCDAA, encoded by the coding sequence TTGAGCTGGCCGTTCAACCCGCCCCTGTTGGTAGTAAGTGAAGATCGCGTATTGCGCGGTGAACTGGCACGGGTCCTGACCAAGCAGAGTTGGGATGTGTTGTGCTTCGCGGATTGGGAGCACGCCACGACGGGCCTGCCACAAGCCGCGGGCGGCATCCTGGTGACGGATCATTCCTGGGACCAGGCCGTCGAGGTCGCTAAACAGTTGGATCCGCCCGCCCTGGTGGTGGCCGTCTGCGATGGTCCGCACCACATCAAAGAGGCCAAGGAGGCCGGCGTCTACGACACGATTGTGAGGCCATTTGAGGCCATGGAGCCCGCCTGGACCGTCGCCTGTGCATGGCATTTCGCCTCGTGCCAGGCAGAAGCGCGGTCGCAATGCGACGCTGCCTGA